A single region of the Streptomyces sp. NBC_01803 genome encodes:
- a CDS encoding type II toxin-antitoxin system RelE family toxin: MSYKVEMTSGARRDLKRLDKKAQGQILNAIDALGRDPFGAGNDVKKMAGTSSTYRLRVGNFRVIYELSQRHVKITVIEVAHRREAYR, from the coding sequence GTGAGTTACAAGGTCGAGATGACGTCCGGCGCCCGCCGCGATCTGAAGCGGCTGGACAAAAAGGCCCAGGGACAGATCCTCAACGCCATCGACGCGCTGGGCCGCGACCCCTTCGGCGCTGGCAACGACGTCAAGAAGATGGCCGGCACCTCCTCGACCTACCGGCTGCGCGTGGGGAACTTCCGCGTGATCTACGAGCTGAGCCAGCGGCACGTGAAGATCACAGTCATCGAGGTCGCGCACCGCCGCGAGGCATACCGCTGA
- a CDS encoding prevent-host-death protein, with amino-acid sequence MVEDSDLPDRLEEADLPAVLGLVLTRAAEGGATVILRDGQPIAAVMSMNDFEAAEAEVDRRFEARTYPPDDGTRYSLEELLAEHAEDGE; translated from the coding sequence ATGGTCGAAGATTCTGATCTGCCGGACCGCCTGGAAGAGGCGGACCTGCCGGCTGTGCTGGGCCTGGTATTGACGCGCGCGGCGGAGGGTGGGGCGACGGTGATCCTCCGGGACGGGCAGCCGATCGCCGCAGTCATGTCCATGAACGACTTCGAGGCCGCGGAGGCGGAAGTCGACAGGCGGTTCGAGGCGCGGACCTACCCGCCCGACGACGGGACGCGGTACTCGCTGGAGGAACTGCTCGCCGAGCACGCCGAGGACGGCGAGTGA